The region CTGCAACATTTTGTCACTTGACAAAGTTGCTAAACCTTTAGTATATTGTCTAAATAAGCTTTGATTCATTCCTGCATAATGTTCTGCAAAAGCTGATTTGTTGATTACACTAAAATAATCAAACACCTGCTCTAGATCTACTTGATAGCTAATATCAAAATCAGCAATTGTAACCTTTTCACCTTTTTCTTGTAGATATTCTACATGATATTGAAGGACTTCGTTAAAATTTGCTTTTATTTCAGATATGCTATTTCCTACTGTAGCTAATCCATCAATTTCTTTTGCATAAGCCGAAAAACCTGTAGAAGTTTTTTCAATAATAACCGAAATTACCCTTTTTTTTGTATTCATATTCGTCTGAATTAAATTTAAAAAGCTATAGAATTATTTAAGTCCTGCTGCTTTCAAAATACTATTTAAAGTGCCATTTGCCATTTCTTTACTCCCATGTCTCGGGATAGTAAGTTGATTTTGTTTTGTTGCATGTCGATACAAATCATGGTTTGCACCGTTTTTATAAAGAAACCAACCATCTTTTTTGAGAAGTTTCAACAACTCATTTACTGAAGCCATCTGCTTTAATTTAAATTAACAAATACGTCTGTCGTTTTTCATATTTGTGGTATTTAAATGTTTTTAGATTTCTTCTTATTATATTAAGCAAATATATAACATTTTTGTTATATAACAAAAATGTTATATATTAAACTTTATAAAAGCATAAAATTAATGTGTTAAGTCTTTTTAGCGATGTTAATTGAATACATCAAATTTACCCTGCTATTTCGCCATATCTTTTAAAGATAATTTTTCTCATAATTAGGTAGAAGATTTTCACTTAAACAAGATCTTTTCGTTTGCCTAAAAAGGATGCCACTTCTACCATGGTTAGATTTTTTTATATTTCAAAATTTAGTTTACGGTTTTCCGTAAAGCAATTGATTAAGAATAAGTTATTTTTGATGAAATTATTTTTTAATCAGTTTTTTCGGTATTAATTTATATATTTGAAGAAATATGTAATCGTAAAACTTTTCATAAATTAGTTTTATCATTTTATTAAATTATTTAAAAACAGTTAACAAAAAAATCCTAAAATTCTAAATATTAATATATGGCAATTTTTAAAAGGAGTGAATTCAAGAGTGTAGCATTATCTAAAACAAATTCATATAAAAATCTTAGAGGATTTGTTAGCGAAGCTCGCGCGCAATCTAAATCGAACGCAATTACTAGTATTTTTCTTTCTCACGCACATTCTGACAAAGACTTAATTGAAGAGGCTGTAACCTTTTTTAAATCATTAAACATAAATGTTTATGTTGATTGGATGGATGAAACTATGCCTGAAAAACCTAATGGAATAACTGCTTCAAAAATAAAAACAAAAATCTTAAATGATGATAAGTTTATTTTTCT is a window of uncultured Flavobacterium sp. DNA encoding:
- a CDS encoding type II toxin-antitoxin system HicB family antitoxin, whose product is MNTKKRVISVIIEKTSTGFSAYAKEIDGLATVGNSISEIKANFNEVLQYHVEYLQEKGEKVTIADFDISYQVDLEQVFDYFSVINKSAFAEHYAGMNQSLFRQYTKGLATLSSDKMLQISKGLHKLADELSDLTLV
- a CDS encoding toll/interleukin-1 receptor domain-containing protein, with translation MAIFKRSEFKSVALSKTNSYKNLRGFVSEARAQSKSNAITSIFLSHAHSDKDLIEEAVTFFKSLNINVYVDWMDETMPEKPNGITASKIKTKILNDDKFIFLATNAAVISKWCNWEVGIGDAYKLQNDKICLLPLADSNGHWTGNEYLQIYPRIESVAKDNFSFYDNIFRVIYPDGKTTWLSDWLKK
- a CDS encoding type II toxin-antitoxin system HicA family toxin: MASVNELLKLLKKDGWFLYKNGANHDLYRHATKQNQLTIPRHGSKEMANGTLNSILKAAGLK